A window of the Plasmodium falciparum 3D7 genome assembly, chromosome: 3 genome harbors these coding sequences:
- a CDS encoding HSP20-like chaperone, putative — protein sequence MFFFCFFVFCIFLFFNVVLSKLDFANEQIASSFFESHKNYRVTKEDIIDGIEKCWFNITDYLISESIKQDNDFSNDIKTTVTAMKNKMDQLLTTSYSNKKIDTVNASFQWAQSPEYIFLNIKFSHRWSSPGALKVKDEEIVSKKNNFSFSALSNDSNSVTKKYIVDLTLLDNIIESETKYNFASVGKVVVTLKKEKKKIWNRLLLSKEKYPNMQVWWDMKEKYHDSVQNFLKEEKNNSDKLQDDIDEDEEKYFDEEILREAKKKSEEYDKDDEEL from the exons atgttttttttttgtttttttgttttttgcatttttcttttttttaatgttgtCTTATCAAAACTAGATTTTGCCAATGAACAAATAGCATCGTCTTTTTTTGAATCGCATAAAAATTACCGTGTAACGAAAGA AGATATAATTGATGGTATTGAAAAATGTTGGTTTAATATTACTGATTATTTAATAAGTGAATCAATAAAACAAg aTAATGATTTTagtaatgatataaaaacaacCGTCACAgctatgaaaaataaaatggatcAACTTCTTACGACTTcttattcaaataaaaaaatagacaC GGTTAATGCTTCGTTTCAGTGGGCCCAATCCCCtgagtatatttttttgaacatCAAATTTTCGCATCGTTGGAGCTCCCCAG GTGCGTTGAAAGTTAAGGATGAAGAAATTGTTtctaagaaaaataatttctCCTTTTCTGCTCTTAGCAATGATTCAAATTCTGTAACAAAAAAGTACATAGTTGATTTGACCTTACtagataatattatagaatcc GAAACCAAATACAATTTTGCTTCTGTGGGAAAGGTAGTTGTCaccttaaaaaaagaaaaaaaaaaaatttggaaCAGGCTCCTCCTATCAAAAGAAAAGTATCCAAATATGCAAGTGTGGTGGGACATGAAGGAAaa ATATCATGATAGCGTCCAGAATTTCTtgaaggaagaaaaaaataactcTGATAAGTTACAAGATGATATAGATGAGGATgaggaaaaatattttgacGAGGAAATTTTAAGGGaagccaaaaaaaaaagtgaagaATATGATAAAGACGATGAAGAGTTATAA
- a CDS encoding vesicle transport v-SNARE protein, putative, whose amino-acid sequence MITYSEYFDDYVEDLNRYLHKIKHSIYNITNKEDYNKTREYIFEAEKCIKQINIEINSLPKGSNKIINQINTYNLDLKKYKNIVQKMSADYYSEEYLNSRQYDMTKKYKEGVDFLKESERRAQDIEDIGYTIMSELNSQRSAILRTKHHTDETRQEQNRVKRMLLSIYQNKLVFKGLLILIIILLVIANIGVIIYKIR is encoded by the exons atgattactTACTCAGAATATTTTGATGACTATGTTGAAGATTTAAACAGATAtctacataaaataaaacattctatatataatataacaa ataaagaagattataataaaacacgAGAATACATTTTTGAAGCTGAAAAATgc ATTAAGCAAATAAATATTGAAATAAATAGCTTACCAAAAGGATCtaacaaaattattaatcaa ataaatacatataactTAGATTTAAAgaagtataaaaatatagtgCAAAAAATGAGTGCCGATTATTACTCTGAAGAATAt ctTAATAGTAGACAATATGATatgacaaaaaaatataaagaaggGGTTGACTTTCTGAAAGAGTCCGAAAg GAGAGCCCAAGATATTGAAGATATAG GATATACAATTATGAGCGAATTAAATTCACAAAGGAGTGCAATACTAAGAACAAAACACCAT ACGGATGAAACTCGACAGGAACAAAATCGTGTGAAAAGAATGTTACTAagtatatatcaaaataagTTGGTATTTAAAGgcttattaatattaattataattcttttagtTATAGCTAATATAggagtaataatatataagattagataa
- a CDS encoding vesicle transport v-SNARE protein, putative codes for MITYSEYFDDYVEDLNRYLHKIKHSIYNITNKEDYNKTREYIFEAEKCIKQINIEINSLPKGSNKIINQL; via the exons atgattactTACTCAGAATATTTTGATGACTATGTTGAAGATTTAAACAGATAtctacataaaataaaacattctatatataatataacaa ataaagaagattataataaaacacgAGAATACATTTTTGAAGCTGAAAAATgc ATTAAGCAAATAAATATTGAAATAAATAGCTTACCAAAAGGATCtaacaaaattattaatcaa CTTTAA